A stretch of Ranitomeya variabilis isolate aRanVar5 chromosome 3, aRanVar5.hap1, whole genome shotgun sequence DNA encodes these proteins:
- the LOC143818504 gene encoding E3 ubiquitin ligase Rnf121-like has product MRAKHCGHEAMHAEMVLILIATLVVAQLLLVQWKQRHPRSYNMVTLFQMWIVPVYFTVKLHWWRFLGIWILFSLVTAFITYKATRKPLEQTTPR; this is encoded by the exons ATGCGCGCCAAGCACTGTGGCCACGAGGCGATGCACGCGGAGATGGTCCTTATCCTCATCGCCACGCTGGTGGTGGCGCAGCTGCTGCTGGTGCAGTGGAAGCAGCGACACCCGCGCTCCTACAAT ATGGTGACGCTGTTCCAGATGTGGATCGTTCCTGTGTATTTCACAGTGAAGCTGCACTGGTGGAGATTCCTGGGAATCTGGATCCTCTTCTCTCTGGTCACCGCATTTATTACCTACAAAGCCacaaggaaaccactggaacaaacCACCCCCAGGTGA